From Micromonospora echinospora, one genomic window encodes:
- a CDS encoding dihydrolipoyl dehydrogenase family protein → MTEPQQVDVVVVGLGVGGEEVAGRLAEAGLDVVGVERGLVGGECPYWGCIPSKMMIRAANALAEARRVDGLAGSAEVRPDWAPVARRIREEATANWDDTAAVERFTGKGGRFVRGTGRLAGPGRVAVGDQVFQARYGIVVGVGTRPSVPPVDGLAGTPYWTNREAIEVATLPASLLVLGGGAIGLELAQVFARFGVRVTVVEASDRVLAVEEPEASEVAAAALRADGVEIHTGVRVERVDHDEETGFTLRAGDGARFTAERLLVVTGRRAHLDELGLDTVGLDAGQRYLRVDGRMRAGDGIWAVGDVTGEGAFTHIAMYQAEIVVRDLLDHVGRRRGGPDASGTASSIGGAVGAAGAGGDDSGPDTAGSVPRADYRALPRVTFTDPEVGAVGLTERQARDRGINVQVGFAPLSSSTRGWIHRVGDEGFIKLVADADRGVLVGATSVGPAGGEVLSGLVVAVHAAVPVGRLRHMIYAYPTFHRAIRTALDDLA, encoded by the coding sequence ATGACGGAGCCGCAGCAGGTGGACGTGGTCGTGGTCGGGCTCGGGGTCGGCGGCGAGGAGGTGGCCGGGCGGCTGGCCGAGGCGGGTCTCGACGTCGTCGGCGTCGAGCGGGGACTGGTCGGCGGCGAGTGCCCCTACTGGGGCTGCATCCCGAGCAAGATGATGATCCGGGCGGCCAACGCGCTGGCCGAGGCGCGACGGGTCGACGGGCTCGCCGGCTCCGCCGAGGTCCGGCCGGACTGGGCCCCGGTGGCCCGCCGGATCCGCGAGGAGGCGACGGCGAACTGGGACGACACCGCCGCCGTCGAACGGTTCACCGGCAAGGGTGGCCGCTTCGTCCGGGGGACCGGCCGGCTGGCCGGCCCGGGACGGGTGGCCGTCGGCGACCAGGTCTTCCAGGCCCGGTACGGGATCGTCGTGGGGGTCGGCACCCGGCCGTCGGTGCCGCCGGTCGACGGGCTGGCCGGGACGCCCTACTGGACCAACCGCGAGGCGATCGAGGTGGCCACGTTGCCGGCGTCGCTGCTCGTGCTCGGGGGCGGGGCGATCGGGCTGGAGTTGGCGCAGGTGTTCGCCCGGTTCGGGGTACGGGTGACGGTGGTCGAGGCGTCCGACCGGGTGCTCGCCGTCGAGGAACCGGAGGCGTCCGAGGTGGCGGCCGCCGCCCTGCGTGCCGACGGGGTGGAGATCCACACCGGCGTCCGGGTGGAGCGGGTCGACCACGACGAGGAGACCGGGTTCACCCTGCGGGCCGGTGACGGCGCCCGGTTCACCGCCGAGCGGCTGCTGGTGGTGACCGGCCGCCGGGCCCACCTGGACGAGTTGGGGTTGGACACCGTCGGCCTCGACGCCGGGCAGCGCTACCTGCGGGTCGACGGCCGGATGCGGGCCGGCGACGGGATCTGGGCGGTCGGCGACGTCACCGGCGAGGGGGCGTTCACCCACATCGCGATGTACCAGGCGGAGATCGTCGTCCGCGATCTGCTCGACCACGTCGGTCGGCGACGGGGCGGGCCGGACGCCAGTGGCACCGCCAGTTCGATCGGTGGAGCGGTCGGTGCCGCCGGAGCGGGCGGCGACGACTCCGGCCCGGACACCGCCGGCAGCGTGCCCCGGGCGGACTACCGGGCGCTGCCCCGGGTCACCTTCACCGATCCGGAGGTGGGGGCGGTCGGGCTGACCGAACGTCAGGCCCGGGACCGGGGGATCAACGTCCAGGTCGGCTTCGCGCCGCTCTCCTCGTCCACCCGGGGCTGGATCCACCGGGTCGGCGACGAGGGGTTCATCAAGCTCGTCGCGGACGCCGACCGGGGTGTGCTGGTCGGTGCGACGTCGGTCGGCCCGGCCGGTGGGGAGGTGCTGTCCGGACTGGTGGTGGCGGTGCACGCGGCGGTACCGGTGGGCCGGCTCCGACACATGATCTACGCGTATCCGACCTTCCACCGCGCCATCCGGACCGCCCTGGACGACCTCGCCTGA
- a CDS encoding GNAT family N-acetyltransferase: MPPAPEPRLEKITPGNVDAACDLRVRPDQEHLVEPVARSLAEAYAWPGIAWPRLIYDGDELVGFLMGFFRIPWREDDPDDLRSGLWRLNVAADRQGRGYGRFAVRAVADEAWRRGERRIYTTWEPGDDGPERFYLRLGFQPTGELSGGQTVGALDLSAPDTDAR; encoded by the coding sequence ATGCCACCCGCACCCGAGCCGCGCCTTGAGAAGATCACGCCCGGCAATGTCGACGCAGCCTGCGACCTGCGGGTACGACCGGATCAGGAGCACCTGGTCGAGCCGGTCGCCCGGTCGCTGGCCGAGGCGTACGCGTGGCCCGGCATCGCCTGGCCCCGGCTGATCTACGACGGCGACGAGTTGGTGGGCTTCCTGATGGGCTTCTTCCGGATCCCCTGGCGCGAGGACGACCCGGACGACCTACGTTCCGGGCTGTGGCGCCTGAACGTCGCGGCCGACCGGCAGGGACGCGGGTACGGACGGTTCGCCGTCCGGGCGGTCGCCGACGAGGCGTGGCGACGCGGTGAGCGGCGGATCTACACGACCTGGGAGCCGGGGGACGACGGACCGGAGCGGTTCTACCTGCGGCTCGGGTTCCAGCCGACCGGGGAACTCAGCGGCGGGCAGACCGTCGGCGCCCTCGACCTGTCCGCGCCGGACACCGACGCCCGCTGA
- a CDS encoding serine hydrolase domain-containing protein: protein MRARFAAVHDCFHDLFASGRETGAALAVRYDGQPVVDLVGGSTRPAGGGTHPADEPRRAGGDVSQADTLVNVYSVGKPVAALCLLLLVDRGRLDLDDPVVRHWPQFRTPATVRQVLAHTAGLPVFPVPRPAPALGDWALLTGDLAAAEPEWEPGTVAGEHALTYGHLVGELVRRVDGRTVGRFLAEEIAGPWRLDLAFGLEPADQRRCADLSYGVPDWPVTTLGVPGSLRERALGNPVGCLDLAVLNSPLWRGAEIPAVNLHATATGLARLYDGLLAGGALDGVRLFAADLVAEATRVQYDGPDLLLASRTRWTLGMQYEEDGSWGMGGIGGSCAWADPVRGYTLAYTTSRLAGFDRVEALVDALHSCF from the coding sequence ATGCGCGCACGCTTCGCCGCGGTCCACGACTGCTTCCACGACCTGTTCGCCTCGGGCCGGGAGACCGGCGCGGCGCTGGCCGTGCGGTACGACGGTCAGCCGGTGGTCGACCTGGTCGGCGGCTCGACCCGACCGGCCGGCGGCGGCACGCACCCCGCCGACGAACCGCGCCGAGCCGGCGGCGACGTGTCGCAGGCGGACACCCTGGTCAACGTGTACTCCGTCGGCAAGCCGGTGGCCGCCCTCTGCCTGCTGCTCCTGGTCGACCGGGGTCGACTCGACCTGGACGACCCGGTGGTCCGGCACTGGCCGCAATTCCGCACCCCGGCCACCGTCCGGCAGGTGCTGGCCCACACCGCCGGGCTGCCGGTCTTCCCGGTGCCCCGGCCGGCCCCCGCGCTGGGCGACTGGGCACTGCTCACCGGGGACCTCGCCGCCGCCGAGCCGGAGTGGGAGCCGGGCACCGTCGCGGGCGAGCACGCGCTGACGTACGGGCACCTCGTCGGCGAACTGGTCCGCCGGGTGGACGGCCGAACGGTCGGCCGGTTCCTCGCCGAGGAGATCGCCGGGCCGTGGCGACTGGACCTCGCCTTCGGGCTGGAGCCGGCCGACCAACGGCGCTGCGCCGACCTGTCGTACGGGGTGCCGGACTGGCCGGTGACCACGCTGGGCGTACCCGGGTCCCTCCGGGAGCGGGCGCTCGGCAACCCTGTCGGCTGCCTCGACCTGGCGGTGCTGAACAGTCCGCTCTGGCGCGGCGCGGAGATTCCCGCGGTGAACCTGCACGCCACCGCGACCGGGCTGGCCCGGCTCTACGACGGGCTGCTGGCCGGCGGCGCCCTCGACGGGGTACGCCTGTTCGCCGCCGACCTGGTGGCCGAGGCGACCCGGGTGCAGTACGACGGCCCGGACCTGCTCCTGGCCAGCCGCACCCGGTGGACCCTCGGCATGCAGTACGAGGAGGACGGCAGCTGGGGCATGGGCGGGATCGGTGGCAGTTGCGCCTGGGCCGACCCGGTCCGGGGCTACACGCTGGCGTACACCACTTCGCGGCTGGCCGGGTTCGACCGGGTCGAGGCGCTCGTCGACGCCCTGCACTCCTGCTTCTGA
- a CDS encoding phytoene/squalene synthase family protein: protein MDTDLTAAYDRCRELHRRHGRTYYLATRLLPAWKRRHVHALYGFTRHADEIVDRTEELPPADRAARLDEWSARFLAGLHGGPVDDPLLPAVLHTIAVFDLDRADFAKFLRSMAMDLTVTSYRTYDDLLDYMEGSAAVIGTMMLPILGSAEPAAAREPARQLGLAFQLTNFIRDVAEDLDRGRTYLPDEDLAKFDVTREDLLAARARGRGTPKIRDLVEYEVSRAQAHYEAAAPGVVLLDPASQACMRTAYALYGGILDEVAGQGYDVFTRRALVPRRQRLAVATRALLTPAGTPVTVPGPRTVVFG, encoded by the coding sequence GTGGACACGGATCTCACCGCTGCCTACGACCGGTGCCGTGAGCTGCACAGGCGTCACGGTCGCACCTACTATCTCGCCACCCGCCTGCTCCCCGCATGGAAACGGCGGCATGTGCACGCCTTGTATGGATTCACTCGGCACGCCGACGAGATCGTCGACCGCACCGAGGAACTGCCCCCGGCCGACCGCGCCGCGCGGCTCGACGAGTGGTCCGCCCGCTTCCTCGCCGGCCTGCACGGCGGACCGGTGGACGACCCCCTGCTGCCGGCGGTCCTGCACACCATCGCCGTCTTCGACCTGGACCGGGCCGACTTCGCCAAGTTCCTGCGCAGCATGGCGATGGACCTGACCGTCACCTCGTACCGCACCTACGACGACCTGCTCGACTACATGGAGGGCTCGGCCGCCGTCATCGGCACGATGATGCTGCCGATCCTCGGCAGCGCCGAACCGGCCGCCGCCCGGGAACCGGCCCGCCAGCTCGGCCTCGCCTTCCAGCTCACCAACTTCATCCGGGACGTCGCCGAGGACCTCGACCGGGGCCGCACCTACCTGCCCGACGAGGACCTCGCCAAGTTCGACGTCACCCGGGAGGACCTGCTCGCGGCGCGGGCCCGGGGTCGGGGCACGCCGAAGATCCGGGACCTTGTCGAGTACGAGGTCAGCCGCGCCCAGGCCCACTACGAGGCCGCCGCACCCGGGGTCGTCCTGCTCGACCCCGCTTCGCAGGCCTGCATGCGGACCGCGTACGCCCTCTACGGCGGGATCCTCGACGAGGTGGCCGGCCAGGGCTACGACGTGTTCACCCGGCGGGCGCTCGTACCGCGCCGGCAGCGGCTGGCGGTGGCGACGCGGGCGCTGCTCACCCCGGCCGGCACCCCGGTCACCGTCCCCGGCCCCCGGACCGTCGTGTTCGGCTGA
- a CDS encoding polyprenyl synthetase family protein produces MANDAVADNAARATLRPVDGDDPVTAVLAACTRDLVRAVEETLSAFLAVEIDALAEIDAAMGDFAATARDHVLAGGKRIRPTFAYWGWRGVAGPEAALPPVLPALSALELLHTFALVHDDVMDASDTRRGLPTAHRALATRHRAAGHRGDPDRFGEAVAVLIGDLCLVWADRLLAHATLPATRLLETRRCYDQMRVETVAGQYLDVLGENDPANWSLDRALRVARYKTASYTVARPLLYGATLGGVGVDAPTVAAYTRYGLAVGEAFQLRDDLLGVYGDPDLTGKPAGDDLRSGKPTVLLMLARQLARPAQQARLDRVGTDLDEDDVAELAGVVEATGAVGRVEQMISERVDEALAALDVADLDGTARSALAGLADASTRRWA; encoded by the coding sequence ATGGCCAACGACGCAGTTGCCGACAACGCGGCCCGCGCGACGCTCCGGCCGGTCGACGGCGACGATCCAGTGACCGCAGTGCTCGCCGCCTGCACCAGAGACCTGGTCCGGGCCGTGGAGGAGACCCTCTCCGCGTTCCTGGCCGTCGAGATCGACGCACTTGCCGAAATCGACGCGGCGATGGGCGACTTCGCCGCGACCGCCCGTGACCACGTGCTGGCCGGCGGCAAACGGATCCGCCCGACGTTCGCCTACTGGGGCTGGCGTGGCGTGGCCGGCCCCGAGGCGGCCCTGCCACCCGTGCTCCCCGCGCTCTCCGCGTTGGAACTGCTGCACACGTTCGCCCTGGTCCACGACGACGTGATGGACGCGTCGGACACCCGTCGGGGTCTGCCGACCGCGCACCGGGCGCTGGCCACCCGCCACCGGGCCGCCGGGCACCGGGGCGACCCCGACCGCTTCGGCGAGGCGGTGGCCGTACTCATCGGCGATCTCTGCCTGGTCTGGGCGGACCGCCTGCTCGCCCACGCCACGCTCCCGGCGACCCGGCTGCTGGAGACCCGGCGCTGCTACGACCAGATGCGGGTGGAGACGGTCGCCGGGCAGTATCTCGACGTGCTCGGCGAGAACGACCCCGCCAACTGGTCACTGGACCGGGCGCTGCGGGTCGCCCGCTACAAGACCGCCAGCTACACCGTGGCGCGCCCGCTGCTGTACGGGGCCACCCTCGGCGGCGTCGGTGTGGACGCGCCGACGGTCGCCGCGTACACCCGGTACGGGCTGGCGGTCGGCGAGGCGTTCCAGCTCCGCGACGATCTGCTCGGCGTCTACGGCGATCCCGACCTCACCGGCAAACCGGCCGGGGACGACCTGCGCAGCGGCAAGCCGACGGTGCTGCTGATGCTCGCCCGGCAGCTCGCCCGCCCGGCCCAGCAAGCCCGGCTCGACCGGGTCGGCACCGACCTCGACGAGGACGACGTCGCCGAACTGGCCGGGGTGGTCGAGGCGACCGGCGCGGTCGGGCGGGTGGAACAGATGATCTCCGAACGGGTGGACGAGGCGCTGGCCGCGCTCGACGTCGCCGACCTCGACGGGACGGCGCGGTCCGCGCTCGCCGGGCTCGCCGACGCCAGCACCCGACGGTGGGCATGA
- the crtI gene encoding phytoene desaturase family protein, with the protein MRTVDGRTDRVVVVGAGLGGLACALHLAGSGRQVTVLEREPVPGGRAGRLSLDGYEFDTGPTVLTMPELIAEALGAVGEELTDWMELTPLDPAYRAYYPDGSTLDVITDTSRMAAEISKVCGPREADGYLRFVDYARELWRLERADFIERNLDAPTDLLTGNLLKLLAGGAFRRLQTKINQFFRDPRTQRIFSFQAMYAGLAPHDALAIYAVIAYLDSVAGVYFPRGGIHAVSRGLAGAAEKHGVQIRYGTTVERVETAGSRATGVLTTDGERIPADVVVLNPDLPVAYRDLLPPARARRLTYSPSCVVLHVGSTQGYSKIAHHNIHFGRSWKGTFDEVIRRGELMTDPSLLVTNPSRTDPSVAPAGRHTYYVLAPVPNLDRAPFDWRGGLSRRYADELMATLEERGYVGFADGVELCEVVTPAEWADQGMAAGTPFAAAHSLFQTGPFRPSNLHRTLSNVVFVGSGTQPGVGVPMVLISGKLAAARITERCLP; encoded by the coding sequence GTGCGGACCGTTGACGGACGTACCGACCGGGTCGTGGTGGTCGGCGCGGGGCTGGGCGGACTGGCCTGCGCGTTGCACCTGGCCGGCAGCGGCCGGCAGGTGACCGTGCTCGAACGCGAGCCGGTGCCCGGCGGCCGGGCCGGCCGGCTCAGCCTCGACGGGTACGAGTTCGACACCGGCCCGACCGTGCTCACCATGCCCGAGCTGATCGCCGAGGCGCTCGGCGCGGTCGGCGAGGAGCTGACCGACTGGATGGAGCTGACCCCGCTCGATCCGGCGTACCGGGCGTACTACCCGGACGGCTCGACGCTCGACGTGATCACCGACACCTCCCGGATGGCGGCGGAGATCTCGAAGGTATGCGGCCCCCGGGAGGCCGACGGGTACCTCCGTTTCGTCGACTACGCCCGCGAGCTGTGGCGGCTGGAACGGGCCGACTTCATCGAGCGCAATCTCGACGCGCCGACCGACCTGCTCACCGGCAACCTGCTGAAACTGCTGGCCGGCGGGGCGTTCCGCCGACTCCAGACCAAGATCAACCAGTTCTTCCGGGACCCCCGTACCCAACGGATCTTCTCCTTCCAGGCGATGTACGCCGGACTCGCCCCGCACGACGCGCTGGCCATCTACGCGGTCATCGCGTACCTCGACTCGGTGGCCGGGGTGTACTTCCCGCGCGGCGGCATCCACGCCGTCTCCCGGGGCCTGGCCGGGGCGGCCGAGAAGCACGGCGTCCAGATCCGGTACGGCACCACGGTCGAGCGGGTGGAGACCGCCGGAAGCCGGGCCACCGGTGTGCTCACCACCGACGGCGAACGGATCCCGGCCGACGTGGTGGTGCTCAACCCGGACCTCCCGGTGGCGTACCGCGACCTGCTCCCCCCAGCCCGCGCCCGCCGGCTGACCTACTCGCCGTCCTGCGTGGTGCTGCACGTCGGCTCGACGCAGGGCTACTCGAAGATCGCCCACCACAACATCCACTTCGGCCGGTCCTGGAAGGGCACCTTCGACGAGGTGATCCGGCGCGGCGAACTGATGACCGACCCGTCCCTGCTGGTCACCAACCCGAGTCGCACCGATCCCTCGGTCGCTCCCGCCGGCCGGCACACCTACTACGTGCTCGCCCCGGTGCCGAACCTCGACCGGGCGCCCTTCGACTGGCGCGGCGGCCTGTCCCGTCGGTACGCCGACGAGCTGATGGCGACGCTGGAGGAACGGGGCTACGTCGGCTTCGCCGACGGCGTCGAGCTGTGCGAGGTCGTCACCCCCGCCGAGTGGGCCGACCAGGGCATGGCCGCCGGCACCCCGTTCGCCGCCGCGCACAGCCTCTTCCAGACCGGCCCGTTCCGCCCGTCGAACCTGCACCGCACACTGTCGAACGTGGTTTTTGTAGGATCAGGCACCCAACCGGGCGTCGGAGTGCCGATGGTGCTGATCTCCGGCAAGCTCGCCGCCGCACGCATCACCGAAAGGTGCCTCCCGTGA
- the idi gene encoding isopentenyl-diphosphate Delta-isomerase codes for MTSREAHLVELVHDDGTVAGRTTVAEAHEPPGRLHRAFSVLLVDPSGRVLLQRRAAAKTRFPLRWANSCCGHPAPGESPAEAANKRLGEELGAGPVELTEVGVYVYYAEDPATGRVEFEYDHVLRADVPADLVLRPDTSEVAELRWVDPLTLETELDADPRAYAPWLGGVVNRLLRPSGPAPDRAGPLSGAPADDASERSGGR; via the coding sequence GTGACCTCCCGTGAGGCCCACCTGGTCGAACTGGTCCACGACGACGGCACCGTCGCCGGCCGGACCACGGTGGCCGAGGCGCACGAGCCGCCGGGTCGGCTGCACCGGGCCTTCTCGGTGCTGCTGGTCGATCCGTCCGGCCGGGTACTGCTGCAACGGCGGGCCGCCGCCAAGACCCGTTTCCCGCTGCGCTGGGCGAACTCCTGCTGCGGCCACCCCGCGCCGGGCGAGTCGCCGGCCGAGGCCGCCAACAAGCGGCTGGGCGAGGAACTCGGCGCCGGCCCGGTCGAGCTGACCGAGGTCGGGGTGTACGTCTACTACGCCGAGGACCCGGCCACCGGTCGGGTCGAGTTCGAGTACGACCACGTGCTGCGCGCCGACGTGCCGGCCGACCTCGTGCTCCGGCCGGACACCTCCGAGGTCGCCGAGCTGCGCTGGGTCGACCCGCTCACCCTGGAGACGGAACTCGACGCCGACCCGCGCGCGTACGCGCCGTGGCTCGGCGGAGTGGTGAACCGCCTGCTGCGCCCCAGCGGTCCCGCACCCGACCGGGCCGGGCCGCTGTCCGGCGCTCCGGCGGACGACGCGTCGGAGCGGTCGGGTGGTCGATGA
- a CDS encoding MerR family transcriptional regulator, with protein MVDEALSAGAVARRLGVAVTTLRTWHQRYGLGPSEHVPGHHRRYTPADLARLEIMRRLTAEGVTPAEAARWARQSPVDTPPSRRNGIAVRDGGGAAIPVGRAGPAARGLARAAMRLDPVTVGRTIDESIAARGVVATWDGLLRPVLTGIGERHAATAAMIEVEHLFSRCVTEAFAVVTRANPADGPPRVLLSCTDDEQHTLPLEALAAALAETGVGCRMLGARVPVAALTAAVTRTAPAAVVLWSHLRATADPAQLTAVLAGPNRPLLVLAAGPGWWDDTLPAGVVRPVSLAEAVSLALAVRDSLDRSPTD; from the coding sequence GTGGTCGATGAAGCGCTGAGCGCGGGAGCCGTGGCGCGGCGGCTCGGGGTCGCGGTGACCACGCTGCGGACCTGGCACCAGCGCTACGGACTCGGCCCCAGCGAGCACGTCCCCGGCCACCACCGCCGCTACACCCCGGCCGACCTGGCCCGGCTGGAGATCATGCGTCGGCTCACCGCCGAGGGGGTCACCCCGGCCGAGGCCGCCCGCTGGGCCCGACAGTCCCCGGTCGACACACCACCATCGCGCCGGAACGGCATCGCCGTACGCGACGGCGGCGGGGCGGCCATCCCGGTCGGTCGGGCCGGTCCGGCCGCCCGTGGGCTGGCCCGCGCCGCCATGCGGCTGGACCCGGTCACCGTCGGCCGGACGATCGACGAGTCGATCGCCGCCAGGGGTGTCGTCGCCACCTGGGACGGACTGCTGCGCCCGGTGCTCACCGGCATCGGCGAGCGGCACGCCGCGACCGCCGCGATGATCGAGGTCGAGCACCTCTTCTCCCGCTGCGTGACCGAGGCGTTCGCGGTGGTCACCCGCGCCAACCCGGCCGACGGCCCGCCCCGCGTCCTGCTCTCCTGCACCGACGACGAACAGCACACCCTGCCCCTGGAGGCGCTGGCCGCCGCGCTCGCCGAAACCGGGGTCGGCTGCCGGATGCTCGGCGCGCGGGTGCCGGTGGCGGCGCTGACGGCCGCAGTCACCCGGACCGCCCCGGCCGCCGTGGTGCTCTGGTCGCACCTCCGCGCGACCGCCGACCCGGCCCAGCTCACCGCGGTGCTCGCGGGCCCCAACCGGCCCCTGCTGGTGCTCGCCGCCGGTCCCGGCTGGTGGGACGACACCCTACCGGCCGGGGTGGTCCGGCCGGTGTCGCTGGCCGAGGCGGTCTCGCTGGCCCTCGCGGTACGGGACTCGTTGGACCGGTCGCCCACTGACTGA
- a CDS encoding polysaccharide deacetylase family protein, with protein MTPRVLAAAGAALLLLLTGCGEGTAVRSAGPTAPVFSHPAEATPTPEPPESPAPSGVPSPSPSASKPGPKTTRTSLPAGLRRTTGTRGVALTFDDGPDPAWTPKVLEQLRKHQVTATFCVVGTRVRKHPGLVARIVREGHQLCNHSWRHDVDLGDRPRAEIHADLDRTTRAIRAAVPGAKVSFYRQPGGRWTPEVVAVARELGMTPLHWNVDPRDWAKPPAATIVARVRDGLRPGAVVLLHDGGGNRAGTVAACAGVIAESKRRYGVTKLR; from the coding sequence ATGACGCCACGCGTCCTGGCTGCGGCCGGTGCCGCCCTGCTGCTGCTTCTCACCGGTTGCGGCGAGGGGACAGCGGTCCGCTCCGCCGGCCCGACCGCCCCGGTCTTCTCCCACCCCGCCGAGGCGACGCCGACCCCCGAACCACCGGAGTCCCCGGCGCCGTCCGGCGTGCCGAGCCCCTCGCCGTCCGCGTCGAAGCCCGGCCCGAAGACGACCCGTACCTCGCTGCCGGCGGGGTTGCGGCGTACCACCGGCACCCGGGGGGTGGCGCTCACCTTCGACGACGGTCCGGACCCGGCCTGGACGCCGAAGGTGCTGGAGCAGTTGCGTAAGCACCAGGTCACCGCCACGTTCTGCGTGGTCGGCACCCGCGTCCGTAAGCACCCCGGGTTGGTGGCCAGGATCGTGCGCGAGGGGCACCAGCTCTGCAACCACAGCTGGCGGCACGACGTGGACCTGGGTGACCGGCCCCGGGCGGAGATCCACGCCGACCTGGACCGCACCACCCGGGCGATCCGGGCGGCGGTGCCCGGCGCGAAGGTCTCCTTCTACCGGCAGCCGGGCGGCCGGTGGACGCCCGAGGTGGTGGCGGTGGCCCGGGAACTCGGCATGACCCCGCTGCACTGGAACGTGGATCCGCGGGACTGGGCGAAGCCGCCGGCCGCGACGATCGTGGCGCGGGTACGGGACGGACTCCGGCCCGGTGCGGTGGTGCTGCTGCACGACGGAGGCGGGAATCGGGCCGGCACGGTGGCCGCCTGCGCCGGGGTGATCGCCGAGAGCAAACGGCGGTACGGCGTCACCAAACTGCGCTGA
- a CDS encoding ArsI/CadI family heavy metal resistance metalloenzyme yields the protein MSRVQLALRVSDLEGSVAFYAKLFGVEPAKRRPGYANFAVENPPLKLVLLEGEPDRPTVLDHLGVEVSSTDEVDAATNRLTESGLITLEENSTECCYALQDKVWVRGPGDEPWEVYTVKADSDRLGKAVESACCTPAAGEGHVTAGTRGGCC from the coding sequence ATGTCCCGTGTCCAGCTAGCCCTGCGCGTGTCCGACCTTGAAGGCTCCGTTGCCTTCTACGCGAAGCTGTTCGGCGTCGAGCCGGCCAAGCGCCGCCCCGGCTACGCCAACTTCGCCGTCGAGAACCCCCCGTTGAAGCTCGTGCTCCTGGAGGGCGAGCCCGACCGGCCGACCGTGCTGGACCACCTGGGCGTCGAGGTGTCCAGCACCGACGAGGTCGACGCCGCCACCAACCGCCTCACCGAATCCGGCCTGATCACCCTGGAGGAGAACAGCACCGAGTGCTGCTACGCCCTCCAGGACAAGGTCTGGGTCCGCGGACCCGGTGACGAACCGTGGGAGGTCTACACCGTCAAGGCCGACTCCGACCGCCTGGGGAAGGCCGTCGAGAGCGCCTGCTGCACCCCCGCCGCCGGGGAGGGACACGTCACCGCCGGCACCAGGGGAGGTTGCTGCTGA
- a CDS encoding ArsR/SmtB family transcription factor, whose amino-acid sequence MSKQALSVVDLNAVACCAPIAVRPMDVDQAAAVAPMFKALGDPVRLRLMSMIASVPEICVCDLTPAFDLSGPTISHHLKVLRDAGLVDSERRGTWVWYRVRPEAFRQLGALLDIPTASAPAT is encoded by the coding sequence ATGTCGAAACAAGCCCTGTCGGTGGTGGACCTGAACGCGGTCGCCTGCTGCGCACCGATCGCGGTCCGCCCGATGGACGTCGACCAGGCAGCGGCCGTCGCACCGATGTTCAAGGCCCTGGGCGATCCGGTCCGACTGCGGCTGATGTCGATGATCGCTTCCGTGCCGGAGATCTGCGTCTGTGACCTGACCCCGGCGTTCGACCTGTCCGGGCCGACCATCTCCCACCACCTCAAGGTGCTGCGCGACGCGGGCCTGGTCGACTCCGAGCGGCGCGGCACCTGGGTCTGGTACCGCGTCCGCCCGGAGGCCTTCCGGCAACTCGGCGCGCTGCTCGACATCCCCACCGCATCCGCACCGGCCACATGA
- a CDS encoding aquaporin: MNLALTRRASAELAGTALLVTAVVGSGIAASRLSPTDTGLQLLENAVATALALGALILMFGPVSGAHFNPVVSAVDWWLGRRAGTGLTARDLAAYIPAQVTGAIAGAVLADLMFGLPAVTWSRTDRTGGNLWLAEVIATAGLVVLVFALARTGRTTAAPAAVGAYIGAAYWFTSSTSFANPAVTVGRAFTDTFAGIAPTSVPGFVAAQLVGGLIAVAALAAWYPHAGHAADAVVVPHPARESATR, from the coding sequence ATGAACCTCGCCCTGACCCGGCGGGCGTCCGCAGAGCTCGCCGGCACCGCCCTGTTGGTCACCGCTGTCGTCGGCTCCGGGATCGCCGCCTCCCGGCTCTCCCCGACCGACACCGGACTCCAGCTCCTGGAGAACGCGGTCGCCACCGCGCTCGCCCTGGGGGCGCTGATCCTGATGTTCGGGCCGGTGTCGGGCGCGCACTTCAACCCGGTCGTCTCCGCTGTCGACTGGTGGCTCGGCCGCCGCGCCGGCACCGGCCTCACCGCCCGGGACCTCGCCGCCTACATTCCCGCGCAGGTCACCGGGGCCATCGCCGGAGCGGTCCTGGCGGACCTCATGTTCGGACTACCGGCCGTCACCTGGTCCCGCACCGACCGGACCGGCGGGAATTTGTGGCTGGCCGAGGTGATCGCGACCGCCGGCCTGGTCGTGCTGGTCTTCGCCCTCGCCCGCACCGGCCGCACCACCGCGGCCCCGGCCGCCGTGGGCGCCTACATCGGCGCGGCGTACTGGTTCACCTCGTCGACCTCGTTCGCCAACCCCGCCGTCACCGTCGGCCGCGCGTTCACCGACACCTTCGCCGGCATCGCCCCGACCTCCGTGCCCGGCTTCGTAGCCGCCCAACTCGTCGGCGGTCTGATCGCCGTCGCCGCCCTCGCCGCCTGGTACCCCCACGCCGGGCACGCCGCCGACGCGGTGGTCGTGCCCCATCCCGCCCGAGAGAGCGCAACCCGATGA